A window of Puniceicoccaceae bacterium genomic DNA:
CTGGAGGGCCTCTACAAAAACAAGCGGGCAAATGAGGCAGAGATCCGCACCAGTCTTCAGGCGCAGGAGGCGATTCTCAAACGAACGGGAGGTACATTCTGGCACCAGCGTTCCTGGAGCGAAAACGTGGAAACCATCCTGGTGGTGGCGATCGTGATCATCGCCTTTCGCATCTTTTTCTTTCAACCCTTTGTCATTCCCACCAGTTCCATGCACCCAACCTATGCAGGCATGGAACCTCGCATTTATGCTCCCGGCGAACCGGGTCCAGGTGTGCTCGGGAAGGTGACCACCAAGCTGCTTCAAGGGGGTTCCCACTACGCAGTGGAAGCAGCGAGCACTGGTGAGATCAAGATTCCCATCAACCCCATGACCGGCAGTTACTACTATCGTCCGGTTCGGGGTCGCAAGTGGTTGATTTTCCCGACCACCCAGCGTGAATACCTGATTTTTGTGGGCAACAACCCTCACTCAGTCAAGGTCCCCGGTGAATTTACCGGTATGGAGCGCGTCATCGGAGAAACCTTCGATCTGCTCGGCCGTCGCAGAACGATTTCAGAACAAATCAACGGGACGCCAGTCGTGAGCACCGGAATCGAAGTCAAGCAGGGTGATCCCGTGCTGCAGTTTGATATCCTCATGGGTGATGCCCTTTTTGTGAACCGCTTCTGGTATCACTTCGCCGCCCCAAAATCCGGAGATGCCATTGTCTTTCGCACCCGCAGCTTTCAGGATCGACCCGGCTATCCGGACACTGTTGGTGAGGACAAGTTCTACATCAAGCGTCTCGTCGGCGAACCGGGTCAGACGCTCGAAGTCGTCGACTACCGCCTGTTGCAGGATGGAGAGGCTGCAACCGGAGCCGAAATGTTTGAGCTGAATGCGCTGCGTGAGGGCGAGTACCCCGGTTACCGCAACCTCGGACTGCTCGCAACCGGCAAAACCTTCACCGTGCCGGACAACGAGGTCTTCGCCATGGGAGACAACTCCGCCAATTCCAAAGACAGTCGCTACTTCGGACCTGTTCCCGAAAAGGAAGTCATCGGGTGTGCCAGTTTCATCTATTACCCATTTTCCCGGCGTTGGGGCTTGGCAAAGTAACCCAACCCGTGTTTGAACCGTGATATGGTTTCCAAACCCAAAGCCAACCCAACCCTGATCATGGGAATTGCGGCCCTCGTGCTGCTGGTGCTGGCGTTCAAAGTGCGCCACCCGCTGCTCATGATCGCGTCTGGTGCGCTTCTGGTGATCTCCTACCAACGCTTTCGCCGCAATGCCATCCTGCACCGACAGAAGCAATCCAAAATCCGCAACCGCGGCGATGCCATTGAAGTTGAAGCCCGGGAAATCCGCGATACCGAACCTCGCTGACCATGTTTGATGTGCGACAGGATCCAAGGCTCGTCGAAAGGGCGTTGCTGGTCGGCGTGGAATACGCCGGACAAGCGGGCGATGATATCGAATCTTTGATGACTGAACTGGAGGAACTCGTTTCCAATGTCGGAATCGCCGTGGTTCATGGCATCGCCATCCGCGTGCGCAAACCAAGTCCGAAATACCTGATCGGGGCCGGACAGGCCGCGGAAGTCATGGAACTCGCGAAGGCACACCAATGTGATGTCATCATTTTTGATGAAGAACTCAGTCCCGCACAGCAGCGCAACTGGGAAAAAGAAACTGGTATCCTCGTGATCGACCGGCAGGAGGTCATCATTGATATTTTTGCCCAGCGCGCATTGACCCGTGAAGCAAAAATCCAGGTCGAACTCGCTCGCATGGAATACTCCCTGCCTCGATTGCGCAGGGCATGGACCCACCTCAGCCGCCAACGCGGCGGTGCGGCCACCCAACGCGGCGAGGGAGAAACCCAGCTTCAGCTTGACCAGCGCATGGTGCGCAGCCGAATCTCGCGTCTCAAGAAAGAGCTGGTCGAGGTCGTACAACACCGTAAGGTTCAGCGCGCCAAACGCACCAAGATTCCACTGCCCACTGCTGCATTGATCGGATACACCAATGCAGGCAAATCCTCCCTGCTCAATCACCTGACTCACTCTGAAGTTCTTGAGGAGGACAAGGTGTTTGCCACGCTGGACCCCACATCCAAACGCCTGAAGCTCCCCAATGGACAGACGTTGATTCTGACCGACACTGTGGGATTCGTGCGCAAGTTGCCCCACCGTCTTGTGGATGCGTTCAAAGCCACGCTTGAGGAGGCCGTCATCTCCGATCTGTTGATCCATGTGGTGGATGTTTCCCAGCCGGAACTCGAACCCTACATTCAAACCACACTGGATGTACTCAAGGAACTGCACGCAGAAGCGAACCGACGCATTCTGGTCTTCAACAAAGTGGATCTGGTCAGCGACCCCGAACGCCTCAACCTGCTGAAAATTCGCTATCCAGACGCCCTGTTCACCAGTACCATCGCAAACATCGGGTTGCACGATCTGCAACTGGCACTTGAGAACATTCTCGCCGAAAACACCATTGGCGTTGAACTGGTCATTCCCCACCGCCGCTATGAGGTGGTCAATCAGCTGCACGAAGTCGGCGCCATCCAACGCAAACAGGCAATCCCGTCGGGAGTGCACATCATCGGCAAGATTCCTGCCCGCATGGCCCAACTCGTCGATCCTTTCCAAATCACAGAATCCCAGCGAGACGAACTGATATCCCTTGGACTGGATCGTTCTTGATCCCACCAGGATGCCGATTCTGGCAGAATTGCCACCGCCGCGCTTCGGGAATGCCTGTCAAATCCCCCTGTAATGCCATGAGTCTCAAACCCTGGATCCTTGCCGCCCGACCCAAAACCCTGCCTGCTGCGATTGCACCGGTCATTGTTGCCACCGCACTTGCACAGCACCACGACACCCTGCAGGCAAATGCCGCCCTTTGGTGCCTGTGTTTTGCCCTGCTGATCCAGATCGCAACCAACTACGCCAACGATTATTTCGATTTTCAGAAAGGCACTGACAATGCCAATCGCAAGGGACCTGCCCGCGCGGTTGCCCAGGGATGGGTGAGTCCGCGCGCCATGATGTTTGCCACCATAGGAGTTCTGCTGCTGGCGCTGGTGGTGGGGCTGCAACTCGTACAATTTGGGGGTATTCATCTCATCGTTGTGGGGGTGTTGAGCATGCTCTTTGCCGTATGGTACACGGGAGGCCCGTTCCCACTCGCCTACCTCGGCCTTGGAGATCTGTTTGTTCTCATATTCTTTGGCTGGGTGGCAGTGATGTACAGCTATTTCGTTCAGGCGGGCGATCACCACTGGCACGCATTTCACCTC
This region includes:
- the lepB gene encoding signal peptidase I — its product is MATSSIKQLKKQALEFIRLGEKVYHYRKDVLALADVETLRECTSRLEGLYKNKRANEAEIRTSLQAQEAILKRTGGTFWHQRSWSENVETILVVAIVIIAFRIFFFQPFVIPTSSMHPTYAGMEPRIYAPGEPGPGVLGKVTTKLLQGGSHYAVEAASTGEIKIPINPMTGSYYYRPVRGRKWLIFPTTQREYLIFVGNNPHSVKVPGEFTGMERVIGETFDLLGRRRTISEQINGTPVVSTGIEVKQGDPVLQFDILMGDALFVNRFWYHFAAPKSGDAIVFRTRSFQDRPGYPDTVGEDKFYIKRLVGEPGQTLEVVDYRLLQDGEAATGAEMFELNALREGEYPGYRNLGLLATGKTFTVPDNEVFAMGDNSANSKDSRYFGPVPEKEVIGCASFIYYPFSRRWGLAK
- the hflX gene encoding GTPase HflX; the encoded protein is MFDVRQDPRLVERALLVGVEYAGQAGDDIESLMTELEELVSNVGIAVVHGIAIRVRKPSPKYLIGAGQAAEVMELAKAHQCDVIIFDEELSPAQQRNWEKETGILVIDRQEVIIDIFAQRALTREAKIQVELARMEYSLPRLRRAWTHLSRQRGGAATQRGEGETQLQLDQRMVRSRISRLKKELVEVVQHRKVQRAKRTKIPLPTAALIGYTNAGKSSLLNHLTHSEVLEEDKVFATLDPTSKRLKLPNGQTLILTDTVGFVRKLPHRLVDAFKATLEEAVISDLLIHVVDVSQPELEPYIQTTLDVLKELHAEANRRILVFNKVDLVSDPERLNLLKIRYPDALFTSTIANIGLHDLQLALENILAENTIGVELVIPHRRYEVVNQLHEVGAIQRKQAIPSGVHIIGKIPARMAQLVDPFQITESQRDELISLGLDRS
- a CDS encoding 1,4-dihydroxy-2-naphthoate polyprenyltransferase gives rise to the protein MSLKPWILAARPKTLPAAIAPVIVATALAQHHDTLQANAALWCLCFALLIQIATNYANDYFDFQKGTDNANRKGPARAVAQGWVSPRAMMFATIGVLLLALVVGLQLVQFGGIHLIVVGVLSMLFAVWYTGGPFPLAYLGLGDLFVLIFFGWVAVMYSYFVQAGDHHWHAFHLGTAVGCLSVNLLLVNNYRDYDNDRASGKHTTVVRFGLRYGRWQYRAALSAAALSTACIAWQERNTLLLLSTLPVLAGFRLAEQLRQAETLDSFQVLLKQTAAILLSYAVLVSGLLILL